In Streptomyces capitiformicae, one genomic interval encodes:
- a CDS encoding DUF3566 domain-containing protein gives MSGATGAGSSGSSAGPSTGAEADGGGRGSAARAMDTHTTQLKAIKPSAADASSADGQGSQGGTVTDTRGPQTQQQGGPAAAKGGPGPASAQAQSHAQPPAQAGGSALPGERRPQQQGPYHPPQAYQPAPESASRKPRTGARTTPRTRKARLRVAKADPWSVMKVSFLLSIALGICTIVAAAVLWMVMNAMGVFSTVGATISEATGSNESNGFDLQSFLSLPNVLIFTAIIAVIDVVLATALATLGAFIYNLSAGFVGGIELTLAEDE, from the coding sequence GTGAGCGGAGCCACGGGCGCCGGATCGTCCGGTTCTTCGGCCGGCCCTTCGACCGGTGCGGAGGCGGATGGCGGCGGCCGTGGCTCCGCCGCGCGTGCGATGGACACGCACACCACCCAGCTGAAGGCGATCAAGCCGAGTGCGGCCGACGCGTCGTCGGCCGACGGGCAGGGATCCCAGGGGGGAACCGTGACGGACACCCGGGGTCCGCAGACACAGCAGCAGGGAGGCCCGGCCGCGGCCAAGGGCGGGCCCGGCCCGGCTTCCGCCCAGGCACAGTCGCACGCGCAGCCCCCGGCGCAGGCCGGTGGCTCGGCGCTGCCCGGGGAGCGGAGGCCGCAGCAGCAGGGCCCGTACCACCCGCCGCAGGCCTACCAGCCGGCCCCCGAGAGTGCCTCGCGCAAGCCGCGTACAGGGGCGCGTACGACGCCTCGTACGCGTAAGGCACGGCTGCGGGTGGCCAAGGCCGACCCGTGGTCCGTGATGAAGGTCAGCTTCCTGCTCTCCATCGCCCTCGGTATCTGCACCATCGTCGCGGCCGCGGTGCTGTGGATGGTCATGAACGCGATGGGCGTCTTCTCGACGGTCGGTGCCACCATCTCCGAGGCCACCGGCTCGAACGAGTCCAACGGCTTCGACCTGCAGTCGTTCCTGTCGCTGCCCAATGTGCTGATCTTCACGGCGATCATCGCGGTCATCGACGTCGTCCTCGCCACCGCCCTCGCCACCCTCGGGGCCTTCATCTACAACCTCTCCGCGGGCTTCGTGGGCGGCATCGAGCTGACGCTGGCCGAGGACGAGTGA
- a CDS encoding DUF6344 domain-containing protein, producing the protein MAQNKVMKLWTAIITAFLALCTALGLITTTAGAAVQQTETTRNCAAPARTPALPLQTRLHDHALPPTMKQRIRAEAHGSSPSCRHRPATDTARTLISPVAAPDAPLPQAEPVAPLQR; encoded by the coding sequence ATGGCCCAGAACAAGGTCATGAAGCTGTGGACCGCCATCATCACCGCCTTCCTCGCGCTGTGCACGGCGCTCGGACTCATCACCACCACGGCAGGCGCCGCGGTACAGCAGACCGAGACGACCCGCAACTGCGCGGCTCCCGCGAGGACACCGGCCCTGCCCCTCCAGACCCGACTCCACGACCACGCCCTGCCCCCGACGATGAAGCAACGCATCCGCGCCGAGGCCCACGGCTCCTCGCCCTCCTGCCGCCACCGCCCGGCCACGGACACGGCCAGGACCCTCATCAGCCCGGTAGCCGCCCCCGATGCCCCTCTCCCACAGGCTGAGCCCGTCGCACCTCTCCAGCGCTGA
- a CDS encoding DLW-39 family protein, with translation MKKLLLVALAAIGGLLVYRQIQADRAEQDLWTEATDSVPTGS, from the coding sequence GTGAAGAAGCTTCTCCTGGTCGCACTGGCCGCCATCGGCGGGCTCCTCGTGTACCGCCAGATCCAGGCGGATCGCGCCGAGCAGGATCTGTGGACGGAGGCGACTGACTCCGTGCCCACGGGTTCGTGA
- a CDS encoding serine/threonine-protein kinase, which yields MGEVFAGRYELVDPIGRGGVGAVWRTWDHRRRRYVAAKVLQQRDAHALLRFVREQAVRIDHPHVLAPASWAADDDKVLFTMDLVAGGSLVNLINDYGPLPPAYVCELLDQLLSGLAAVHAENVIHRDIKPANVLLEATGTARPRLRLSDFGIAMRLGEPRLTETNYVVGTPGYFAPEQMLGADPDFPADLFAVGLVALYLLEGAKPDAKALIEHFAAHGTPKAPRGIPEPLWQVIATLLQPDPNARFRTATGARKALAAATELLPEPGPDDELVDVFDQLGPLPQGFGPEGPLQRASGLDSIGTGTGGKSSSTPSRGTHTPHPSMDASSNSLVPSTPSPSSSPYSSSPYSSSLSSVPPSATSSSSASPSSSRPVPGNPSQDAGDLSSSGVDVTPPPPQHPPLPAPPQVLAAQDPPSQPGTGSVPPAVPADSLPQPPYTGSISPPPMPINAPPQTGSGADSGQWHQGPGSSSSAHTGHVSPEPSPAAVPPRPDRDPVPPRPSTMSDTGSFHLPPPQVLAAHAPTRQTEQQHAPAYPQHQQEQQTTPPDATPLHAPHPEPTHVPSPQPHPPLGLSQAPTSAVQQHAYASTGSYTAQLAQVPRRSGAISRRRPGPPAKVVIPVLLLALACFAVGFWALGQL from the coding sequence ATGGGTGAGGTCTTCGCCGGCCGGTACGAACTGGTCGACCCGATCGGACGCGGAGGAGTCGGCGCGGTCTGGCGCACCTGGGACCACCGGCGCCGCCGGTACGTGGCCGCCAAGGTCCTGCAGCAGCGCGACGCACACGCCCTGCTGCGGTTCGTCCGCGAACAGGCCGTACGGATCGATCACCCCCATGTGCTCGCGCCCGCCAGCTGGGCCGCCGACGACGACAAGGTCCTGTTCACCATGGACCTGGTCGCCGGGGGTTCCCTGGTCAATCTCATCAACGACTACGGCCCCCTTCCGCCCGCCTACGTCTGCGAGCTGCTCGACCAGTTGCTGTCCGGCCTCGCCGCCGTGCACGCGGAAAACGTGATCCACCGCGACATCAAGCCCGCCAACGTGCTCCTGGAAGCCACCGGCACGGCCCGGCCACGGCTGCGGCTGTCCGACTTCGGCATCGCCATGCGCCTGGGCGAACCCCGGCTGACCGAGACCAACTACGTGGTGGGAACGCCGGGTTACTTCGCCCCCGAGCAGATGCTGGGCGCGGACCCGGACTTCCCGGCCGACCTGTTCGCGGTGGGCCTTGTCGCCCTCTACCTGCTGGAGGGCGCCAAACCCGATGCCAAGGCGCTCATCGAGCACTTCGCCGCCCACGGCACACCGAAGGCCCCTCGGGGCATCCCCGAGCCCCTGTGGCAGGTGATCGCCACCCTGCTCCAGCCGGACCCGAACGCCCGCTTCCGCACCGCGACGGGCGCCCGCAAAGCCCTTGCCGCGGCCACCGAGCTCCTGCCCGAGCCCGGGCCCGACGACGAGCTCGTGGACGTCTTCGACCAACTCGGCCCACTCCCACAGGGGTTCGGCCCCGAAGGACCACTGCAGCGAGCGTCAGGGCTGGACAGCATCGGTACGGGCACCGGCGGCAAGTCCTCATCAACTCCCAGTCGGGGTACGCACACTCCTCACCCGAGCATGGACGCGTCTTCCAACTCGCTCGTTCCGTCTACGCCTTCGCCCTCCTCCTCGCCTTACTCCTCCTCGCCTTACTCGTCTTCGCTTTCCTCGGTTCCTCCCTCCGCAACGTCCTCTTCGTCTGCGTCGCCTTCGTCCTCGCGGCCGGTCCCCGGAAACCCATCGCAGGATGCGGGAGACCTGTCATCGTCCGGCGTGGACGTGACGCCACCGCCGCCCCAGCACCCTCCGCTCCCCGCGCCACCCCAGGTCCTGGCAGCCCAGGACCCGCCCTCGCAGCCCGGCACAGGCTCGGTGCCCCCCGCTGTGCCTGCGGACTCCCTGCCTCAACCTCCCTACACGGGCTCCATATCGCCGCCCCCCATGCCCATCAACGCCCCGCCCCAGACCGGCTCCGGAGCCGACTCCGGGCAGTGGCACCAGGGCCCGGGCTCTTCGTCTTCGGCCCACACCGGCCACGTATCGCCCGAACCGTCGCCCGCCGCCGTACCGCCACGGCCCGACCGCGACCCCGTGCCACCGCGACCGTCCACGATGTCGGACACCGGCAGCTTCCATCTGCCCCCGCCCCAAGTCCTGGCCGCCCACGCGCCCACGCGCCAGACGGAGCAGCAGCACGCGCCCGCCTACCCACAGCACCAACAGGAGCAGCAGACCACTCCCCCCGACGCGACGCCGCTGCACGCCCCGCACCCCGAACCCACGCATGTCCCCTCCCCCCAGCCGCACCCGCCGCTGGGCCTCTCTCAGGCCCCGACCTCGGCGGTGCAGCAGCACGCGTATGCCTCTACTGGTTCATACACCGCTCAGCTCGCGCAGGTTCCACGCCGATCGGGGGCGATCTCCCGGCGTCGTCCCGGCCCGCCCGCGAAGGTCGTCATTCCGGTACTGCTGCTCGCGCTGGCCTGCTTCGCTGTGGGTTTTTGGGCGCTCGGCCAGCTCTGA
- a CDS encoding helix-turn-helix domain-containing protein, protein MDAAQQEATARARELQRNWYGEPLGALFRRLIEDLGLNQARLAGVLGLSAPMLSQLMSGQRAKIGNPAVVQRVQLLQDLAGQVADGSVSAAEATERMDEIKKSQGGSVLSNTTQSTTSSGAPTVKRVVREIQSLLRSVAAAGDIIEAADTLAPTHPELAEFLRVYGAGRTSDAVAHYQSHQN, encoded by the coding sequence ATGGACGCCGCACAGCAGGAAGCGACCGCAAGAGCTCGGGAGCTGCAGCGGAACTGGTACGGAGAGCCGTTGGGGGCGCTCTTCCGTAGGCTCATCGAGGATCTGGGTCTCAACCAGGCTCGTCTCGCGGGGGTACTGGGGCTGTCCGCACCTATGCTGTCGCAGCTGATGAGCGGTCAGCGTGCCAAGATCGGCAATCCGGCAGTGGTCCAGCGGGTTCAGCTGCTGCAGGACCTCGCGGGTCAGGTCGCGGACGGCAGCGTGAGCGCCGCCGAGGCGACCGAGCGCATGGACGAGATCAAGAAGTCACAGGGGGGATCCGTGCTCAGCAACACCACACAGTCGACGACGAGTTCGGGGGCGCCGACGGTCAAGCGGGTCGTCCGCGAGATCCAGTCGCTGCTGCGCTCGGTCGCGGCCGCGGGCGACATCATCGAGGCGGCGGACACCCTCGCCCCGACCCACCCGGAACTGGCAGAGTTCCTCCGGGTGTACGGCGCGGGCCGCACCTCGGACGCGGTGGCGCACTACCAGTCCCACCAGAACTGA
- a CDS encoding DUF5324 family protein, with amino-acid sequence MTRIDSVRAATGSAKDSVLHAAEVVAPYADTAKDKASHYAHEARVRLAPKVSQAAEQARVQYGAHVVPRLEQARTHVPPKVDHAAHEAAVRTRKAARHAADYSRPRIEQAVAVAGPVREEAASRGAAALAALRGQVSPQQIQKLVRKQQRRARLGRAFKGLAVLGVLAGGAFAAWKWWDKQANPDWLVEPPAATEVSDPGRLSSVDGSDQSALDPEVQAKQAEDEAAERDERR; translated from the coding sequence GTGACCCGCATCGATAGCGTGCGCGCCGCGACCGGCTCGGCGAAGGACAGCGTGCTGCACGCCGCGGAAGTGGTGGCGCCCTACGCCGACACGGCCAAGGACAAGGCCTCGCACTACGCGCACGAGGCACGCGTACGACTCGCGCCAAAGGTGTCGCAGGCCGCAGAACAGGCACGCGTCCAGTACGGCGCCCATGTCGTCCCGCGTCTGGAACAGGCCCGCACGCATGTGCCGCCGAAGGTCGACCATGCGGCCCATGAGGCCGCCGTCCGCACGCGTAAGGCGGCTCGCCACGCCGCCGACTACTCGCGTCCACGCATCGAGCAGGCGGTGGCCGTGGCCGGTCCCGTCCGAGAGGAGGCCGCGTCCCGCGGTGCGGCGGCGTTGGCCGCGCTGCGCGGGCAGGTGTCGCCCCAGCAGATCCAGAAGCTGGTGCGCAAGCAGCAGCGCCGCGCCAGGCTCGGCCGCGCCTTCAAGGGGCTGGCCGTGCTGGGTGTCCTGGCGGGTGGCGCCTTCGCCGCATGGAAGTGGTGGGACAAGCAGGCCAACCCCGACTGGCTGGTCGAGCCTCCCGCCGCCACAGAGGTCTCCGACCCCGGCCGGCTGTCCTCCGTCGACGGCAGTGACCAGTCCGCCCTCGACCCGGAGGTCCAGGCCAAGCAGGCCGAGGACGAGGCGGCGGAACGCGACGAGCGCCGCTGA
- a CDS encoding peptidylprolyl isomerase gives MAEQLYATLKTNHGDIEVRLLPNHAPKTVRNFVELAQGEREWTNPATGQKSTDKLYDGTVFHRVISGFMIQGGDPLGNGTGGPGYQFADEFHPDLAFDKPYLLAMANAGPGTNGSQFFITVAPTAWLTRKHTIFGEVVDAASQKVVDAIASIQTNPRTDRPVNDVVIESVVVETRQG, from the coding sequence GTGGCTGAGCAGCTGTACGCCACCCTGAAGACCAACCACGGCGACATCGAGGTGCGGCTGCTGCCGAACCACGCGCCCAAGACGGTCCGTAACTTCGTCGAGCTCGCCCAGGGCGAGCGTGAGTGGACCAATCCGGCCACCGGCCAGAAGTCCACGGACAAGCTCTACGACGGCACGGTCTTCCACCGGGTGATCAGCGGATTCATGATCCAGGGCGGTGACCCCCTGGGCAACGGCACCGGCGGTCCCGGCTACCAGTTCGCGGACGAGTTCCACCCGGACCTCGCCTTCGACAAGCCCTACCTGCTGGCCATGGCCAACGCCGGCCCGGGCACCAACGGCTCGCAGTTCTTCATCACGGTCGCCCCGACGGCGTGGCTGACCCGCAAGCACACCATCTTCGGCGAGGTCGTCGACGCGGCCAGCCAGAAGGTCGTGGACGCCATCGCGAGCATCCAGACCAACCCGCGCACCGACCGCCCGGTCAACGACGTCGTCATCGAGTCGGTCGTCGTCGAGACCCGCCAGGGCTGA
- a CDS encoding rhomboid family intramembrane serine protease translates to MDQVPGSSQDAQSLPTCYRHPDRETGIRCTRCERPICPECMVSASVGFQCPECVRNGSGTGHAPSASQPRTLAGGTVAADPRLLTKLLVGVNLLVFLVQLSLGDRFTDRFDLIGRAWVPELGTTLQGVAEGQWYRLLTSMFLHGSVMHIAFNMLSLWWIGGPLEAALGRGRYLALYFISGFAGSALTYLLAEPNQASLGASGAIFGLFGATAVLMRRLKYDMRPVIILLVINLVITFGWSSIAWQAHVGGLVGGVLIGYAMVHAPRDRRGLIQYGVCALVMVAVVVMTLVRTAQLV, encoded by the coding sequence ATGGACCAGGTGCCGGGCAGCTCGCAGGACGCGCAGAGCCTGCCCACCTGCTACCGGCACCCGGACCGCGAGACGGGCATCCGCTGCACCCGCTGCGAGCGTCCCATCTGCCCCGAGTGCATGGTGAGTGCCTCCGTGGGCTTCCAATGCCCCGAATGCGTCCGCAACGGCTCAGGGACGGGGCACGCGCCGTCCGCCTCCCAGCCCCGCACCCTCGCGGGCGGCACGGTCGCCGCCGACCCCCGGCTCCTCACCAAGCTCCTGGTCGGCGTGAACCTGCTGGTCTTCCTGGTCCAGCTCTCGCTGGGCGACCGCTTCACTGACCGGTTCGACCTCATCGGGCGGGCATGGGTCCCGGAACTGGGCACCACGCTCCAGGGCGTCGCCGAAGGACAGTGGTACCGGCTGCTGACATCGATGTTCCTGCATGGCAGTGTCATGCACATCGCTTTCAACATGCTCAGCCTGTGGTGGATCGGCGGCCCGCTGGAGGCGGCCCTCGGCCGCGGCCGCTACCTCGCGCTCTACTTCATCTCCGGCTTCGCGGGCAGCGCGCTCACCTATCTCCTCGCCGAGCCGAACCAGGCTTCCCTCGGTGCCTCCGGCGCCATCTTCGGCCTCTTCGGCGCGACGGCCGTCCTCATGCGTCGCCTGAAGTACGACATGCGCCCGGTCATCATCCTGCTGGTGATCAACCTGGTCATCACCTTCGGCTGGTCCAGCATTGCCTGGCAGGCCCACGTAGGCGGCCTCGTCGGCGGTGTCCTGATCGGCTACGCGATGGTCCACGCACCGCGCGACCGCCGGGGGCTGATCCAGTACGGCGTGTGTGCCCTGGTGATGGTCGCCGTGGTGGTCATGACGCTGGTCAGGACCGCTCAGCTCGTCTGA
- the crgA gene encoding cell division protein CrgA, whose translation MPKSRIRKKADYTPPPSKQATNIKLNSRGWVAPVMLAMFLIGLAWIVVFYVTDGSLPIETLGNWNIVVGFGFIAAGFGVSTQWK comes from the coding sequence GTGCCGAAGTCACGTATCCGCAAGAAGGCCGACTACACGCCGCCGCCGTCCAAGCAGGCCACGAATATCAAGCTGAACAGCCGCGGCTGGGTGGCGCCGGTGATGCTGGCCATGTTCCTCATCGGCCTCGCCTGGATCGTCGTCTTCTATGTGACCGACGGCTCGCTGCCCATCGAAACGCTCGGCAACTGGAACATCGTGGTCGGCTTCGGCTTCATCGCCGCCGGATTCGGCGTCTCGACCCAGTGGAAGTAG
- a CDS encoding DUF881 domain-containing protein — MSNSADSPAAGSGDLAAPSGDAASRGGLRPVRVLTVGVFALAGLIFFTSFDTAKGTNIRTDASLLKLSDLIQERSHKNGQLDESNAVLRDDVEALAERDDGSTEAEDARLKALEKNAGTQKLKGDAITVTLDDAPPDATAKLPGYPDPQPDYLVIHQQDLQAVVNALWLGGAEGIKVMDQRLISTSAVRCVGNTLILQGRVYSPPYKIQAVGDPEKLQRALTASEAIQNYMVYVNVYGLGWKVTEDGPVTLPGYSGTVDLKYAKPVE; from the coding sequence TTGAGCAATTCAGCCGACTCCCCCGCGGCCGGTTCCGGTGACCTTGCCGCCCCGAGCGGCGACGCCGCCTCCCGGGGAGGTTTGCGGCCCGTGCGCGTGCTCACCGTGGGGGTCTTCGCCCTCGCCGGGCTGATCTTCTTCACGAGCTTCGACACGGCCAAGGGCACGAACATCCGTACGGACGCCTCGCTGCTCAAGCTCTCCGACCTGATCCAGGAGCGCAGCCACAAGAACGGGCAGCTCGACGAGTCCAACGCGGTGCTCCGGGACGACGTCGAGGCCCTCGCCGAGCGGGACGACGGCAGCACCGAGGCCGAGGACGCGCGGCTCAAGGCCCTGGAGAAGAACGCCGGCACCCAGAAGCTCAAGGGCGACGCCATCACCGTCACCCTCGATGACGCCCCGCCGGACGCCACCGCCAAGCTCCCCGGTTACCCCGACCCGCAGCCCGACTACCTGGTCATCCACCAGCAGGACCTCCAGGCCGTGGTGAACGCGCTGTGGCTGGGCGGCGCCGAGGGCATCAAGGTCATGGACCAGCGGCTGATCTCCACCAGCGCCGTGCGGTGCGTCGGTAACACCCTGATCCTCCAGGGCCGCGTCTACTCGCCCCCGTACAAGATCCAGGCGGTTGGTGACCCGGAGAAGCTCCAGAGGGCGCTCACGGCGTCCGAGGCGATCCAGAACTACATGGTGTACGTCAACGTCTACGGGCTCGGCTGGAAAGTCACCGAGGACGGCCCGGTGACTCTTCCCGGCTACTCGGGCACAGTGGATCTGAAGTACGCGAAGCCCGTGGAGTAA
- a CDS encoding class E sortase — MSVRVIVRTVSELCITVGTLIVLFVVYVLFWTGVKADTEMGHQVDLLQEQWAKQPVRPTSAPGASAPPEPPAPYKDAAPFALMYIPRLGFTWNKPVLEGTKTNTLKKGLGHYANTAQLGQKGNFAVAGHRRTYGDPLKDFPKLRPGDAVVLTDGVNWFTYVIDRGPYRTLPTDVQVIDPVPRKSGYTRAGRYLTLTTCDPEWGRSHRLIVWGHLESTQPVEAGKPEALRR, encoded by the coding sequence GTGTCGGTGCGCGTGATCGTGAGGACCGTCAGCGAACTCTGCATCACCGTCGGCACCCTGATCGTGCTCTTCGTCGTCTACGTGCTGTTCTGGACCGGTGTGAAGGCCGACACCGAGATGGGCCACCAGGTCGATCTCCTGCAGGAGCAGTGGGCGAAGCAGCCGGTGCGACCCACGTCCGCCCCGGGCGCCTCGGCGCCTCCGGAGCCGCCCGCCCCGTACAAGGACGCCGCCCCCTTCGCCCTCATGTACATCCCGCGCCTTGGTTTCACGTGGAACAAGCCCGTCCTCGAGGGGACGAAGACGAACACCCTCAAGAAAGGGCTCGGTCACTACGCGAACACCGCTCAGTTGGGGCAGAAGGGGAACTTCGCGGTCGCCGGCCACCGCCGTACATACGGCGATCCCCTCAAAGACTTTCCCAAGCTGCGCCCCGGCGACGCGGTGGTCCTGACCGACGGGGTGAACTGGTTCACATACGTCATCGACCGGGGGCCCTATCGGACATTGCCCACGGACGTGCAGGTCATCGACCCCGTGCCGAGGAAATCGGGGTACACGCGCGCGGGACGCTATCTGACGCTGACCACCTGCGATCCGGAGTGGGGGCGCAGCCATCGGCTCATCGTCTGGGGACATCTCGAATCGACTCAGCCTGTGGAGGCCGGGAAACCGGAGGCACTACGCCGTTAG
- a CDS encoding aminodeoxychorismate/anthranilate synthase component II, which yields MSAARPARILVVDNYDSFVFNLVQYLYQLGAECEVLRNDEVATAHAQDGFDGVLLSPGPGTPEEAGVCVDMVRHCAATGVPVFGVCLGMQSMQVAYGGVVDRAPELLHGKTSLVEHEGKGVFAGLPTPFTATRYHSLAAEPGTVPAELEVTARTHDGIIMGLRHRELPVEGVQFHPESVLTEHGHRMLANWLVECGDQEAVARSAGLAPVVGRATA from the coding sequence GTGAGTGCCGCCCGCCCCGCCCGCATCCTCGTCGTCGACAACTACGACAGCTTCGTCTTCAACCTGGTCCAGTACCTGTACCAGCTGGGCGCCGAGTGCGAGGTGCTACGCAACGACGAGGTGGCGACCGCGCACGCCCAGGACGGCTTCGACGGTGTGCTCCTGTCCCCCGGCCCCGGCACCCCGGAGGAGGCCGGCGTCTGCGTCGACATGGTCCGCCACTGCGCGGCCACCGGCGTGCCCGTCTTCGGCGTCTGTCTCGGCATGCAGTCCATGCAGGTGGCGTACGGCGGTGTCGTGGACCGCGCGCCCGAACTCCTGCACGGCAAGACATCGCTGGTGGAACACGAGGGCAAGGGCGTCTTCGCGGGCCTGCCGACCCCCTTCACCGCGACCCGCTACCACTCGCTGGCCGCCGAGCCCGGGACCGTGCCGGCCGAGCTGGAGGTCACGGCGCGCACGCACGACGGGATCATCATGGGGCTGAGACACCGTGAACTGCCCGTCGAGGGCGTGCAGTTCCACCCCGAGTCGGTGCTCACCGAGCACGGCCACCGCATGCTGGCCAACTGGCTGGTGGAATGCGGGGACCAGGAGGCCGTGGCGAGGTCGGCGGGGCTCGCCCCGGTGGTGGGCAGGGCCACGGCGTGA
- a CDS encoding class E sortase codes for MTAVRPERESAPYGGEAAYGGAEAFEAFEAFDGDASRSAVEPPQQWYAPPDQQAAGYAQGDRYGQRPYAEPVYEPRPPAAPYGSYGPTATAYESTAYESTAYEATAYEATAYEATAYEATAPEYPSVDTALEHPSIDEETVALRVEEARRIAAEAESIPAPSVSEGRAARRKAARRHGRHSGSLGAHAGSGAAQGAQGALEAAEASAPLSRVEARRAARARKPSAGVIASRAIGEVFITTGVLMLLFVTYQLWWSNIRAQQEAGREATSLQEEWKNGQRAPGAFEPGQGFAILHIPKLDVVVPIAEGISKSKVLDRGMVGHYDENSIKTAMPEDKTGNFGIAGHRNTHGEPFRYINRLQPGDPIVVETQDKYYVYDMASILPVTSPKNVSVLEPVPPGSGFTEPGRYITLTTCTPEFTSKYRMIVWGKMVEERPRSEGKPDALVQ; via the coding sequence GTGACGGCGGTGCGCCCCGAGCGCGAGAGTGCCCCCTACGGCGGCGAGGCCGCGTACGGGGGCGCTGAGGCGTTCGAGGCGTTCGAGGCCTTCGACGGGGATGCCTCCCGGTCGGCGGTCGAGCCGCCGCAGCAGTGGTACGCCCCACCGGACCAGCAGGCCGCCGGGTACGCCCAGGGCGACCGGTACGGGCAGCGGCCGTACGCGGAGCCGGTGTATGAGCCGCGCCCCCCGGCCGCCCCGTACGGGTCCTACGGACCGACGGCGACGGCGTACGAATCGACGGCGTACGAATCGACGGCCTACGAGGCGACGGCCTACGAGGCGACGGCCTACGAGGCGACGGCCTACGAGGCGACCGCGCCCGAGTACCCCTCGGTCGACACTGCCCTTGAGCATCCTTCGATCGACGAGGAGACCGTGGCGCTGCGGGTGGAGGAGGCCCGGCGCATAGCGGCGGAGGCCGAGTCGATACCCGCGCCGTCCGTCTCCGAGGGCCGTGCGGCCCGCCGTAAGGCCGCGAGACGGCACGGGAGGCATTCGGGCTCCCTGGGCGCGCACGCGGGCTCAGGGGCCGCTCAGGGGGCCCAGGGGGCCTTAGAGGCGGCCGAGGCGTCGGCGCCCCTCTCCCGGGTGGAGGCGCGACGGGCTGCGCGGGCGCGCAAGCCCAGTGCGGGGGTGATCGCGAGCCGGGCGATCGGTGAGGTGTTCATCACCACCGGCGTACTGATGCTGCTGTTCGTGACCTATCAGCTGTGGTGGTCGAACATCCGGGCCCAGCAGGAGGCGGGCCGGGAGGCGACCAGCCTCCAGGAGGAGTGGAAGAACGGACAGCGCGCGCCGGGCGCGTTCGAGCCGGGGCAGGGCTTCGCCATCCTGCACATTCCGAAGCTGGACGTGGTGGTGCCGATCGCCGAGGGCATCAGCAAGTCGAAGGTCCTGGACCGCGGAATGGTCGGGCACTACGACGAGAACAGCATCAAGACGGCGATGCCCGAGGACAAGACCGGCAACTTCGGTATCGCGGGGCACCGCAACACGCACGGCGAACCGTTCCGGTACATCAACCGGCTCCAGCCGGGTGACCCGATCGTCGTGGAGACCCAGGACAAGTACTACGTCTACGACATGGCCTCGATCCTTCCGGTGACGTCGCCGAAAAACGTCAGCGTGCTCGAACCGGTCCCCCCGGGGTCGGGGTTCACCGAGCCGGGCCGTTACATCACGCTGACCACGTGCACGCCGGAGTTCACGAGCAAGTACCGGATGATCGTGTGGGGCAAGATGGTCGAGGAACGGCCGCGCAGTGAGGGGAAGCCCGACGCGCTCGTCCAGTAA
- a CDS encoding class E sortase encodes MAVTTDETDDVEERTGGAGTTPPRRGMGRIAMAVSVFGELLITAGLVLGLFVVYSLWWTNVLADREAGKEANKVRDTWASADSGPGALDTKDGIGFLHVPAMKNGEVLVKKGTSTKILNGGVAGYYTDPVKATLPTSDKDGNFTLAAHRDGHGAKFHNIDKIEKGDSIVFETRDNWYVYKVYDTLPETSKYNVKVLSNIPKESGKKKPGKYITLTTCTPLYTSRHRYIVWGELVRVERVNAERTLPKELR; translated from the coding sequence GTGGCAGTGACCACCGACGAGACCGATGACGTCGAAGAGAGGACCGGCGGGGCCGGGACCACGCCGCCGCGGCGCGGCATGGGACGGATCGCGATGGCGGTGAGTGTCTTCGGCGAACTGCTCATCACCGCGGGCCTGGTGCTCGGACTGTTCGTCGTCTACTCGCTGTGGTGGACGAACGTGCTCGCCGACCGGGAAGCGGGCAAGGAAGCGAACAAGGTCCGCGACACCTGGGCGTCGGCTGACAGCGGCCCGGGCGCCCTGGACACCAAGGACGGCATCGGCTTTCTGCACGTCCCCGCCATGAAGAACGGTGAGGTTCTGGTCAAGAAGGGCACTTCCACCAAGATCCTCAATGGTGGCGTCGCCGGCTACTACACCGACCCCGTCAAGGCGACCCTCCCTACCTCCGACAAGGACGGCAACTTCACCCTCGCCGCCCACCGCGACGGCCACGGCGCCAAGTTCCACAACATCGACAAGATCGAGAAGGGCGACTCGATCGTCTTCGAGACCCGCGACAACTGGTACGTCTACAAGGTCTACGACACCCTCCCCGAGACCTCGAAGTACAACGTCAAGGTCTTGTCGAACATCCCCAAGGAGTCCGGCAAAAAGAAACCGGGCAAGTACATCACTTTGACTACTTGCACGCCTTTGTACACGTCCCGGCACCGGTACATCGTGTGGGGGGAGCTGGTCCGTGTGGAACGGGTCAACGCGGAACGGACGCTGCCGAAGGAACTGCGGTAG